CGGGGAAGCTGAACCCCACCACATAAACCCCAAGTTCCAGCATTTCTTTGGCCATGTTGCCTGCCAGCACAGCATCGCCCAGCATCACTGGAATGATCGGGTGCTGACCGGGCACCAACTGGAAGCCCAGTGTGGTCATTTCACGGCGGAACAGTTCGCTGTTGGCCTGCAGTTTGCTTCTCAGAACTTTGCCATCCTCTTCCAACAGGTCAAGGGTGGCAAGGGTGGCCGCCACAATGTTGGGGGCCACCGAGTTGGAGAACAGGTAAGGTCTGGAACGCTGCCTGAGCCACTCCACAATTTCCTTGCGCCCAGAGGTGTAGCCTCCACTGGCCCCACCCAGAGCCTTGCCAAAGGTTCCTGTGTAAATGTCGATGCGATCTGAAACGCCACAAAACTCGGGGGTGCCCCGGCCATTTTCACCGATGAAGCCCACGGCGTGGCTGTCGTCCACCATCACATAAGCACCGTACTTGTCCGCAAGGTCACAGATGGATTTGAGGTCTGCGATGATGCCGTCCATGCTGAACACCCCATCGGTGGCGATCAGTTTGAAACGTGCACCTGCAGCGTCTGCAGCCTGCAGCTGGGCCTCAAGGTCCTGCATGTCGTTGTTTTTATACCGAAACCGTTTGGCTTTGCACAGGCGGATCCCATCAATGATGGAAGCGTGGTTCAGTTCATCGGAAATGATGGCGTCCTGTTCGGAAAGCAGGGTCTCGAACAGGCCACCGTTGGCATCAAAGCAACTGGTGTACAGAATGGTGTCTTCGGTGCCCAGAAACTGGCTCACTCTGGCTTCGAGTTCTTTGTGGATGGTCTGGGTTCCGCAAATGAAGCGAACACTGGCCATTCCGAATCCGTACTCAGTCA
Above is a window of Deinococcus misasensis DSM 22328 DNA encoding:
- a CDS encoding glycine C-acetyltransferase is translated as MTRPLLEHLQQEIQTLKDTGYYKNEHQIQSPQRADIQLKNGQQVLNFCANNYLGLANDQRIIDRAAQALTEYGFGMASVRFICGTQTIHKELEARVSQFLGTEDTILYTSCFDANGGLFETLLSEQDAIISDELNHASIIDGIRLCKAKRFRYKNNDMQDLEAQLQAADAAGARFKLIATDGVFSMDGIIADLKSICDLADKYGAYVMVDDSHAVGFIGENGRGTPEFCGVSDRIDIYTGTFGKALGGASGGYTSGRKEIVEWLRQRSRPYLFSNSVAPNIVAATLATLDLLEEDGKVLRSKLQANSELFRREMTTLGFQLVPGQHPIIPVMLGDAVLAGNMAKEMLELGVYVVGFSFPVVPRGKARIRTQMSAGHETEHIERAVKAFEVAGKKVGAL